The sequence AGAACAAGCGCCGTCGCCGACAAGTAACGGCGATGTCTTTACTGCCTACAGCTCGGTGGATCTCGCCACATTTTCGTTTTCCATCCAGGGTTAGCTTCGTAGCCATAATTCAAGTGATCTGATGCGGCAGAGCGAGGCTTGAAACAGGCCTCGCCCTGCCGCTTTCTGCTTAGTTCGCCCAGAGCCGCTGGTACCACTTCTTGTCTTCACCCCCTGGGAGTGAGGCCACGTTCATCGCTTTACGAATCTCGCTGATATTCCAGCCGGTCAAATTGGCCAGCGTCTGCGCTTCACGCTCATATCGTTCGCGCAATTGTTGCCGGTAGGCGGTAGCAGCAGGACAGTCGTCTGTACCGGTCCAGGCGTGGCGGAGAATGTACCGAGCCTGGAAGTTGTTGCGATCAGCAGTTTCCTGGAACATCAGGTCTTCGGGAAAGTGAGCGGCGTCATAGCGGACGTGGAGGCGTGTGAGGAAGACGTTTTGCGCCTGCGGTATGAACCCCTTTCTTTGCTTGATGCCTGGGCTGTCCTGCCAGAACACCCCTAAGCTGCGCAGCTCCTCAGTTGACAGTGGATTCGCGGCGCAGGGATCGCACCAGTTCATATCCCAGGCGTATTCGAGGAACACACCACGCTCACTCTCGCGCTTCACTTGCCGGGTGAACAGGTCTCGGTAGAAGTCGCCGAACTTCTCTTTCACGTAGAGCGGAATCTCTTGCGCTTCCGGCAAGCGGATCGTGCGGTAGTTCGTTGTCTCAACCCGGCCTTGTTTCGTCAGTAGATAGATGAAGAGTTCCTGAGTGTCCTCGGCGTTCACTGTCCCGAGCCTGATCGGCAGCATGAACTTCGGTGACTCAAAGGCGATCTGTAGAGGGCGGAGGTGAGTGAAGCCAAGCTTCGACTGCTCAGCAAGGTTTACCTTAGCCACGAAGAACTTCATGTTCTGGATCAGGTAGCTATGCAAGACCATTGATGCACCGTGAGGAAGCTTGT is a genomic window of Candidatus Nitrospira kreftii containing:
- a CDS encoding hypothetical protein (conserved exported protein of unknown function) encodes the protein MKYAVGPAVTFLFSLLLWSNDVSAFCGFYVGKADTKLFNKTSEVVIARHDNKTVITMANDFKGDVKEFAMVVPVPTVLEKDQIHVGDAAVLKHLADYSAPRLVEYFDENPCRRYELMEDRMGSLKNMAPASAPAKQERDRALGVTVEAQYTVGEYDILILSAKESRGLETWLSESGYKLPHGASMVLHSYLIQNMKFFVAKVNLAEQSKLGFTHLRPLQIAFESPKFMLPIRLGTVNAEDTQELFIYLLTKQGRVETTNYRTIRLPEAQEIPLYVKEKFGDFYRDLFTRQVKRESERGVFLEYAWDMNWCDPCAANPLSTEELRSLGVFWQDSPGIKQRKGFIPQAQNVFLTRLHVRYDAAHFPEDLMFQETADRNNFQARYILRHAWTGTDDCPAATAYRQQLRERYEREAQTLANLTGWNISEIRKAMNVASLPGGEDKKWYQRLWAN